The Daucus carota subsp. sativus chromosome 7, DH1 v3.0, whole genome shotgun sequence genome window below encodes:
- the LOC108196101 gene encoding uncharacterized protein LOC108196101 isoform X1: MECAGTGTNRRCVAAPTRRCARCGAVAYCSVSHQIAHWSVHKEECERLEEQMKHADELNDFPFTFAREATVEVLEKKETRCSFLEKRGIHCVNMWMCECRCGISLKNSRLMEGWCLASVLCPCREPSSLLQNQLDTWEDYYEWRCIPLQSPVAILLHLPLTLYWAAQLTLARSLTSKAIDELNIHYLGPDKELSQVSVFSELRALFPRVRIRLELVGPAVPQYRDGERIDLHQYAQCNETDCICKSSHRESSSAASTLGVAVRLHSGYYHDRYRDLAKESLPHLIIAPNAGIAAYTSWSPTIELLKDLDVPAVFTDYCEEASNLAASCISTITGRPLAVPIQLNPFRQPLIVENSALLLPCYSNCFLFGI; the protein is encoded by the exons ATGGAGTGCGCCGGGACCGGAACGAACCGGCGGTGCGTGGCAGCACCCACCAGGCGATGTGCTCGTTGCGGTGCCGTTGCTTATTGCTCCGTTTCTCACCAG ATTGCCCATTGGAGTGTTCATAAAGAAGAATGTGAGAGGTTAGAGGAGCAAATGAAGCATGCTGATGAACTTAATGACTTCCCTTTCACATTTGCTCGAGAAGCTACTGTCGAG GTATTGGAGAAAAAGGAAACTCGATGTTCGTTTCTAGAGAAGCGAGGAATACATTGTGTGAATATGTGGATGTGTGAATGTCGTTGTGGGATATCGCTAAAAAATTCAAG GTTGATGGAGGGTTGGTGTCTTGCCAGTGTACTGTGCCCATGTCGAG AACCCTCGTCTTTATTACAGAATCAATTAGATACTTGGGAGGACTACTATGAATGGAGGTGCATCCCACTACAGTCtccagtagctatccttcttcACTTG CCTCTTACCTTATATTGGGCAGCTCAACTAACTCTTGCAAGAAGCTTGACTAGCAAGGCTATTGATGAACTGAATATACACTACCTTG GACCTGATAAGGAGCTCTCTCAAGTTTCTGTATTCAGTGAATTGCGTGCTCTTTTTCCTCGTGTACGAATTCGCTTGGAGCTTGTTGGGCCTGCAGTTCCGCAATATAG GGATGGCGAGAGAATTGATCTTCACCAGTATGCTCAATGCAATGAGACAGATTGCATTTGCAAATCTTCTCACAGGGAATCTAGTTCTGCTGCATCGACTCTGGGAGTTGCAGTAAGGCTTCATTCAGGATACTATCATGACCGTTACAGAGATCTTGCTAAG GAATCTCTGCCTCATTTAATCATTGCTCCAAATGCCGGTATTGCTGCCTACACAAGCTGGTCACCTACCATT GAATTATTGAAGGATTTAGATGTCCCAGCAGTTTTTACTGATTACTGTGAAGAAGCTTCAAATCTTGCGGCTTCTTGCATAAGCACTATAACAGGCCGTCCCCTAGCGGTTCCA ATTCAGTTAAATCCATTCAGGCAACCTCTGATCGTTGAAAACAGTGCTCTATTACTTCCTTGCTACTCAAATTGCTTTCTTTTTGGGATATGA
- the LOC108196101 gene encoding uncharacterized protein LOC108196101 isoform X2, whose translation MECAGTGTNRRCVAAPTRRCARCGAVAYCSVSHQIAHWSVHKEECERLEEQMKHADELNDFPFTFAREATVEVLEKKETRCSFLEKRGIHCVNMWMCECRCGISLKNSRLMEGWCLASVLCPCREPSSLLQNQLDTWEDYYEWRCIPLQSPVAILLHLPLTLYWAAQLTLARSLTSKAIDELNIHYLGPDKELSQVSVFSELRALFPRVRIRLELVGPAVPQYRDGERIDLHQYAQCNETDCICKSSHRESSSAASTLGVAVRLHSGYYHDRYRDLAKESLPHLIIAPNAGIAAYTSWSPTIELLKDLDVPAVFTDYCEEASNLAASCISTITGRPLAVPLNPFRQPLIVENSALLLPCYSNCFLFGI comes from the exons ATGGAGTGCGCCGGGACCGGAACGAACCGGCGGTGCGTGGCAGCACCCACCAGGCGATGTGCTCGTTGCGGTGCCGTTGCTTATTGCTCCGTTTCTCACCAG ATTGCCCATTGGAGTGTTCATAAAGAAGAATGTGAGAGGTTAGAGGAGCAAATGAAGCATGCTGATGAACTTAATGACTTCCCTTTCACATTTGCTCGAGAAGCTACTGTCGAG GTATTGGAGAAAAAGGAAACTCGATGTTCGTTTCTAGAGAAGCGAGGAATACATTGTGTGAATATGTGGATGTGTGAATGTCGTTGTGGGATATCGCTAAAAAATTCAAG GTTGATGGAGGGTTGGTGTCTTGCCAGTGTACTGTGCCCATGTCGAG AACCCTCGTCTTTATTACAGAATCAATTAGATACTTGGGAGGACTACTATGAATGGAGGTGCATCCCACTACAGTCtccagtagctatccttcttcACTTG CCTCTTACCTTATATTGGGCAGCTCAACTAACTCTTGCAAGAAGCTTGACTAGCAAGGCTATTGATGAACTGAATATACACTACCTTG GACCTGATAAGGAGCTCTCTCAAGTTTCTGTATTCAGTGAATTGCGTGCTCTTTTTCCTCGTGTACGAATTCGCTTGGAGCTTGTTGGGCCTGCAGTTCCGCAATATAG GGATGGCGAGAGAATTGATCTTCACCAGTATGCTCAATGCAATGAGACAGATTGCATTTGCAAATCTTCTCACAGGGAATCTAGTTCTGCTGCATCGACTCTGGGAGTTGCAGTAAGGCTTCATTCAGGATACTATCATGACCGTTACAGAGATCTTGCTAAG GAATCTCTGCCTCATTTAATCATTGCTCCAAATGCCGGTATTGCTGCCTACACAAGCTGGTCACCTACCATT GAATTATTGAAGGATTTAGATGTCCCAGCAGTTTTTACTGATTACTGTGAAGAAGCTTCAAATCTTGCGGCTTCTTGCATAAGCACTATAACAGGCCGTCCCCTAGCGGTTCCA TTAAATCCATTCAGGCAACCTCTGATCGTTGAAAACAGTGCTCTATTACTTCCTTGCTACTCAAATTGCTTTCTTTTTGGGATATGA
- the LOC108196100 gene encoding uncharacterized protein LOC108196100 — translation MAKSKQLYLLFQILLVLSLIDLCSSESIIFATLGSRSMYSFDIYSVPLDSKNSAPLSELRLTDGHSLNFNGQFVTSTNIIREQQQQQQQRAIELVYATERGGVSTIYQDIIFNPTPQGLRREALEVSAQRVELLSGDGVSMKDRPSLVGDSLIYVSTHENPGVPRASWAAVYSTQLSTGLTRRLSPYGVADFSPAVSPSGVWTAVASLGDKGWNGEVEELGTDVFVFSTRDGSNRVKVVEHGGWPSWADEFTLYFHRRGDDGWWSIYKAILPKNGELSVDSVLTQRVTPPGVHSFTPAACGNESLVAVATRRSGSDYRHIEIFDLKAKKYRELTRPITPDAHHFSPFCSADSKMVGYHKCRGSSRGMKSEKPLFLENLRSPMPEISLFRVDGSFPSFSPDGNRVAFVDFPGLYVANMDGSGRRQVLSDMAFATAWDPKRKGVVYTSTGPTFETESTEVDIVSVNVDDNDLESSYKKLTHGGANNAFPWPSPDGKWVVFRSGRSGHKNLYIMDAVEGETGGLHRLTEGPWSDTMCNWSPDGEWIAFASDREIVGSGGFELYLIHPNGTGLRKLVQSGSVGRTNHPYFSPDSKKIAFTSDYGAVSAEPISNPHQYQPYGDIYTINVDGSGLKRLTHNSYEDGTPAWGPNYIQPVDVESAYNAAQCAFEDLSWLQIDSPASASHRNRVEDYNGSTKIQCGG, via the coding sequence ATGGCAAAATCAAAACAACTCTACTTACTATTTCAAATACTTTTGGTATTGAGCTTAATTGATTTGTGTTCATCAGAGAGTATAATTTTCGCTACTTTGGGAAGCAGAAGCATGTACTCTTTCGACATATATTCAGTGCCGCTTGATTCGAAGAATTCAGCTCCTCTTTCGGAGCTGCGCTTAACCGACGGCCACTCcctcaatttcaatggccagtTTGTTACCTCTACGAATATTATTCgagaacaacaacaacaacaacaacaacgaGCAATTGAATTGGTTTATGCAACCGAAAGAGGAGGTGTGTCCACCATATATCAAGATATTATCTTTAATCCAACTCCACAAGGATTGAGAAGAGAGGCTCTTGAGGTCTCCGCTCAGCGAGTTGAGCTGCTCAGTGGAGATGGGGTTTCGATGAAAGACAGGCCGAGTTTGGTGGGTGACTCGTTGATTTACGTCTCAACTCACGAGAACCCGGGGGTTCCGAGGGCGAGTTGGGCGGCTGTGTACTCGACTCAGTTGAGTACCGGGTTGACTCGGCGGCTGAGTCCTTATGGGGTGGCTGATTTTAGTCCTGCAGTGTCACCTTCCGGGGTTTGGACTGCAGTAGCGTCTTTGGGTGATAAGGGGTGGAATGGGGAAGTTGAGGAGCTCGGGACGGATGTTTTCGTGTTTTCGACTCGAGACGGGTCGAATCGGGTTAAGGTGGTAGAGCACGGTGGGTGGCCGAGTTGGGCGGACGAGTTCACTTTGTATTTTCATAGGAGAGGGGATGATGGGTGGTGGAGTATTTACAAGGCGATTTTGCCGAAAAATGGTGAGTTAAGTGTTGACTCGGTTTTGACTCAGCGAGTCACTCCACCCGGTGTTCACTCGTTCACCCCAGCTGCTTGTGGAAATGAAAGTTTAGTTGCTGTGGCAACTCGGAGATCCGGGTCAGATTATCGGCatattgaaatatttgatttgaaGGCCAAGAAATATAGAGAATTGACACGGCCGATTACGCCAGATGCTCATCATTTTAGTCCGTTTTGTTCTGCGGATTCTAAAATGGTCGGGTACCATAAGTGCAGAGGATCTAGCAGGGGGATGAAGAGCGAAAAGCCCCTGTTCCTGGAAAATCTCAGGAGCCCAATGCCTGAAATTTCGCTTTTTCGGGTTGATGGGTCATTTCCTTCGTTTTCGCCTGATGGAAACAGGGTTGCCTTCGTCGACTTTCCTGGTCTTTATGTTGCAAACATGGATGGGTCGGGGCGTCGTCAGGTGTTGAGTGATATGGCGTTTGCGACTGCCTGGGATCCGAAGCGGAAGGGAGTGGTGTATACAAGCACCGGGCCGACATTTGAGACGGAAAGTACTGAGGTTGATATAGTTTCTGTTAATGTTGATGACAATGATCTTGAGTCTAGCTACAAAAAGTTAACTCATGGTGGAGCTAACAATGCTTTTCCGTGGCCTTCACCAGATGGAAAATGGGTCGTGTTTCGTTCGGGTCGGTCAGGTCACAAGAACTTGTATATAATGGATGCGGTTGAAGGGGAGACGGGTGGGTTACACCGCTTAACAGAAGGACCATGGAGCGATACGATGTGCAACTGGTCGCCTGATGGCGAATGGATTGCGTTTGCATCAGACAGGGAAATTGTTGGATCAGGAGGTTTTGAATTGTATCTGATTCATCCTAATGGGACAGGGCTTCGGAAGCTGGTTCAGAGCGGGTCAGTTGGACGGACAAACCATCCGTATTTCAGCCCTGACAGCAAAAAAATAGCGTTTACTTCAGACTATGGCGCAGTCTCAGCCGAGCCTATTTCAAATCCTCATCAGTATCAGCCTTATGGTGATATATACACTATTAATGTGGATGGGAgtggattgaagagattgacaCATAATTCATACGAAGATGGAACTCCTGCTTGGGGGCCTAATTATATTCAGCCTGTTGATGTCGAGTCGGCTTACAATGCAGCACAATGTGCTTTCGAAGATCTGTCTTGGCTCCAAATAGATAGTCCTGCAAGTGCCAGTCATAGGAATCGTGTTGAAGATTATAATGGTTCAACTAAAATACAGTGTGGTGGTTAG